In Cloacibacterium caeni, a single window of DNA contains:
- a CDS encoding twin-arginine translocase TatA/TatE family subunit → MISPIIILSLSWQHILIVAIVLLLLFGGKKIPELMRGVGSGIKEFKDAVKEDEKKPEDKSQNPS, encoded by the coding sequence ATGATTTCACCAATTATTATACTATCACTTTCTTGGCAGCATATCCTAATTGTTGCTATCGTACTTTTATTACTTTTCGGAGGTAAAAAAATTCCTGAATTAATGAGAGGAGTTGGTAGCGGAATTAAAGAATTTAAAGACGCTGTAAAAGAAGACGAAAAAAAACCAGAAGATAAATCTCAAAATCCTTCTTAA
- a CDS encoding DUF4292 domain-containing protein — MKNYILILISSLALLSCKARKTVEQAPAPAENVSSNKAFFETITKKDAFESLKITSKVNAETDRFIPTIDGTFYIENDQKIWANFSFLFMSQARANITPAGIKAYEKINKTYIDSNFDYINNLLKVNFIDYRALQNLLLGKTFIPVNEKDYTFLQNENGYLLNSAKNQIITVNGKTSEYKTSLEYTPELTLKKVFLQDIKNNNSLEVSYNDYEILGSQKLPKSVKIIIKAQKTDQILIENTKFEFLKMETPFSIPTNYTKTEIK, encoded by the coding sequence ATGAAAAATTATATACTTATCCTTATTTCATCATTAGCTTTATTATCTTGTAAAGCTAGAAAAACCGTAGAACAAGCTCCTGCTCCTGCAGAAAATGTAAGTTCTAATAAAGCTTTTTTCGAAACAATTACTAAAAAAGATGCTTTTGAGAGTTTAAAAATCACCAGCAAAGTAAATGCGGAGACAGACAGATTTATCCCAACTATTGATGGAACATTTTACATAGAAAATGACCAAAAAATTTGGGCAAATTTCTCATTCCTTTTTATGTCTCAAGCAAGAGCCAATATTACTCCTGCTGGAATCAAAGCCTACGAAAAGATAAATAAGACGTATATTGATTCTAATTTTGACTATATCAACAATCTTTTGAAAGTTAATTTCATAGATTACAGAGCTTTACAAAATTTACTTTTGGGTAAAACCTTTATTCCTGTCAATGAAAAAGATTATACTTTCTTGCAAAATGAAAATGGTTATTTGCTGAATTCTGCTAAAAACCAAATTATCACGGTAAATGGCAAAACCAGTGAATACAAAACTTCACTAGAATATACTCCTGAATTGACTTTGAAAAAGGTATTTTTACAAGATATTAAAAACAATAATAGCCTAGAAGTGAGCTATAATGATTATGAAATTTTAGGTTCACAAAAACTCCCAAAAAGTGTTAAAATAATTATAAAAGCACAGAAAACAGACCAAATTTTAATAGAAAATACGAAATTTGAATTTTTGAAGATGGAAACTCCTTTTTCCATTCCTACTAATTATACAAAGACAGAAATTAAATGA
- a CDS encoding murein hydrolase activator EnvC family protein: MMHKKLSLLLGLLAFSIFFSQQGRKEQLQKQNSELKKQIAAINATLAKARGEAKLSLAYLNDVNKKIALREKVYNNTQKEKRFIEDDIYLRQLEINKLNRELKVLRKEYADILVKAYKNKGVQNKVTFILSSRDLGEALRRVQYIKQYGEYQDKKAAEINQKATQIKKSIGLKQKSVKEKENLLNKQKQELAVIQVERKQKEVLLEEFKKNEAKLVGELRTKQAENKKVENAIRNLINEEIKAAKAKAEADKKAEAERIRLAKIAAEKEKAKIDAENKAKADALALAKKKAEEEERKATKLAREKAEAERVAKEKNDAEKIAKAEKEKKESEEKANAAKAKADEARNASKALADKTDKEKAAVEEKKMKDFGVGAITAGSNFAANKGKMSFPVPSGQVTERFGRQPHPVFKGITIENNGIKVVVPNGTRARCVFPGVVSNILVSGGAKTVLVKHGDYFSIYGNLDNVNVAKNQQVSAGTTIGSIGTDFDGNFALDFQIWNGANPVNPLDWVSY, encoded by the coding sequence ATGATGCATAAGAAACTGAGTTTATTATTAGGATTACTAGCCTTTAGCATTTTCTTTTCTCAACAAGGAAGAAAAGAACAACTGCAAAAACAAAATTCAGAGCTAAAAAAACAAATTGCTGCCATTAATGCTACTCTTGCCAAAGCTAGAGGAGAAGCAAAATTATCTCTTGCTTACCTTAATGATGTCAATAAAAAAATTGCGCTCCGAGAAAAAGTTTATAATAACACTCAGAAAGAGAAAAGATTCATAGAAGATGACATCTATCTCCGTCAGTTAGAAATCAATAAACTTAACCGTGAACTGAAAGTTCTTCGTAAAGAATATGCTGATATTCTTGTAAAAGCATACAAGAACAAAGGTGTTCAAAACAAAGTTACTTTCATTCTTTCTTCCAGAGATTTAGGAGAAGCATTGAGAAGAGTTCAATACATCAAGCAATACGGAGAATATCAAGATAAAAAAGCAGCTGAGATTAATCAAAAAGCTACTCAAATCAAAAAATCAATCGGTTTAAAGCAAAAATCTGTAAAAGAAAAAGAAAACCTTCTTAATAAGCAAAAACAAGAACTCGCTGTAATTCAAGTAGAAAGAAAACAAAAAGAAGTACTTCTAGAAGAATTTAAGAAAAACGAGGCAAAACTGGTAGGAGAACTTAGGACTAAACAAGCCGAGAATAAAAAGGTAGAAAATGCCATCAGAAATCTCATCAATGAAGAGATAAAAGCGGCCAAAGCTAAAGCTGAAGCAGATAAAAAAGCAGAAGCAGAAAGAATAAGACTAGCAAAAATTGCAGCTGAAAAAGAAAAAGCAAAAATAGACGCTGAGAATAAAGCGAAAGCTGATGCTCTTGCTCTTGCGAAGAAAAAAGCAGAAGAAGAGGAAAGAAAAGCCACAAAACTTGCCCGTGAAAAAGCAGAAGCAGAAAGAGTTGCCAAAGAAAAAAATGATGCCGAAAAAATAGCAAAAGCAGAAAAAGAGAAAAAAGAGTCTGAAGAAAAAGCAAATGCTGCCAAAGCAAAAGCTGATGAAGCTAGAAATGCATCAAAAGCATTAGCAGATAAAACAGATAAAGAAAAAGCAGCTGTAGAAGAGAAAAAAATGAAAGACTTCGGAGTGGGAGCAATTACCGCAGGAAGTAACTTCGCAGCAAATAAAGGAAAAATGTCTTTCCCTGTTCCTTCTGGTCAGGTTACCGAACGATTTGGCAGACAACCGCACCCAGTTTTCAAAGGAATTACTATTGAAAATAACGGAATAAAAGTGGTAGTTCCAAACGGAACGAGAGCAAGATGTGTATTCCCAGGTGTTGTGAGCAACATTTTGGTAAGTGGTGGCGCAAAAACTGTATTGGTTAAACATGGAGACTACTTCAGCATCTATGGAAACTTGGACAATGTAAACGTTGCCAAAAACCAACAAGTCTCTGCAGGAACCACCATTGGAAGCATCGGAACTGATTTTGATGGAAATTTTGCACTCGATTTTCAAATTTGGAATGGAGCCAATCCAGTTAATCCATTAGATTGGGTTTCGTATTAA